A genomic stretch from Arachis stenosperma cultivar V10309 chromosome 3, arast.V10309.gnm1.PFL2, whole genome shotgun sequence includes:
- the LOC130966359 gene encoding uncharacterized protein LOC130966359, whose amino-acid sequence MITTSDEMSVEEVDTQTEHFQDSPKENHEDRNHAPQPTHREELKKGEILNPYAPFPQRLKGGVARRMYLRFLDMFASFDVNIPFIKALQQMPSYIKYIKELLAKKSSLKGGQIIKMNRECSALIQTEPPTKKKDQGSFHIPCAIGETMIDKGICDLGASINLMPLSLMKKLQINELTPTDVIIKLADKTQKQVIEVVENVLVKVGNYFLPTDFVILEMEENPIHPIILGRPFLAIARALIDME is encoded by the coding sequence atgATCACCACAAGTGATGAGATGAGTGTGGAGGAAGTGGACACACAAACAGAACACTTCCAAGACAGTCCAAAGGAAAATCATGAAGACAGAAACCATGCACCCCAACCCACACACAGGGAGGAGCTAAAGAAAGGGGAGATCctgaacccatatgcaccctTTCCCCAAAGGCTCAAAGGTGGTGTAGCAAGGAGAATGTATTTAAGATTCCTCGACATGTTTGCATCCtttgatgtaaatataccattcattaaGGCCCTCCAGCAAATGCCCTCCTACATCAAGTACATAAAGGAACTTCTAGCCAAAAAGAGTTCATTGAAGGGTGGACAAATAATAAAGATGAACAGAGAGtgcagtgctctcattcaaaCAGAGCCACCTACAAAAAAGAAGGATCAAGGGAGTTTCCACATTCCCTGTGCTATAGGAGAGACAATGATTGATAAGGGGAtatgtgacctgggagcaagtatcaacctaatgcctCTATCTCtcatgaaaaagcttcaaatcaatGAGCTAACACCCACAGACGTAATCATCaaattggctgacaaaactcaaaaacaggtCATAGAAGTGGTTGAgaacgtgttagtgaaggttgggaACTACTTCCTGCCCACAGACTTTGTTATCTTGGAAATGGAAGAGAATCCCATCCATCCCATCATCCTGGGGAGGCCATTTTTAGCCATAGCCAGGGCGCTTATAGATATGGAGTGA